The Methanocella sp. genome contains the following window.
AGCCCGTGACAACCGTCGACGATATCCTGAAAGAAGGTATCACCGAGGTCATCGTCACGACGGTCTCTAAGGACGGCGTTCCCAACGCTGCGCCCATGGGCATAGTCCGAAAGGGAAATATGTATTTTATCCGGATGTACTCCGATACGGCGACGTTCCGCAACGTCTCGGATACGGGCTTTTTAGCGGCCAATTTTATTTCGGACCCGCGTGTCTATGTCATCTCTGCTTTTCAGGACTTGCCGCCCGGATATTTCCGCTTCGAGGAAAACAGGGTACCACCGAGGCTGAAAGACGCCGCCGGCTGGATCATTTTCAAATGTCAGGTCAAGGATGTCGTAAGCCTTGAGCCGGTCTCGGTAAAAGTAGCCAGGTGTACGCTTCCCGCCTTTAACAGGGCCTTCGCCGCCGTGATCGAGGCCACCATAGTGGGCACCCGCCTGCGGTTCTATAGGGGCAGCGAGGGCATCGATAAGATACGGGAATGCGAGGCCCTCGTAAGGAAATGCGGCAGCCCTGAGGACATCGAGGCGATTAAAAAGTTAAAGCAAATACTGGAAATTTTTTAAGCTACCTTTTCATGATCATGTTCAGGATGCCGCCCAGCAAGCCTAAAATGAAGCCGATGGCCGCCAGGAACGGTGCCAGGCCGCCCATGGCACCCATGGGCACGCCGAAAGCCTGCAGGCCGCTGATAAGCGCCGCGCTGAAATTCGGGAAAAACCCTAACAGCCATCCGATGATGTAGCCGATGATCGCGCCGAAGACGGCGCCGAGAATGACTCCTAAGACCATGATGGACACCTTACGCTGATAAAATATTGGCGCATGAACATTAAAAGGTTTGCCACTGCACCGAGCACAATAATTAAAAGTTTATACCCGAGGCCCGCTCTGCTTAGAAATCCCCGGCTCATCTACTCAGGGCTTACTCGTCGATTCGCCCGCATGCATGACCTCAAAGAGCTTATCCCAGTCAAGCACGGTACTCACGCACCCGGACTTATCGAGTACGACGCCGACGGACGGTATCTTATGCTTATGCATCAGGTCCAGGCCCTCCTTGACCTCGCATAAACAGCCGACGCCGATGATGCCTTCCGGACGGTATTTCCTTATCATTCGGACGATGAAGCTGGAGCCCGGGACGACGAAAAACATATATCCCAGCCTTTCCGCCTCTTTTTTCGCAGTGGTGATCTGGCACTGGCCGCAGTCCTTGCACACGATGCCTTCCGGCGATAGCCGGGCCGGGCAGTCGACGGAGCGCAGGCACTGAGGGATAAAGATCGCCCGCTTATCGCAGGGTATCTTGCTGAACGGGGACCACATAG
Protein-coding sequences here:
- a CDS encoding DUF447 domain-containing protein, giving the protein MTTVDDILKEGITEVIVTTVSKDGVPNAAPMGIVRKGNMYFIRMYSDTATFRNVSDTGFLAANFISDPRVYVISAFQDLPPGYFRFEENRVPPRLKDAAGWIIFKCQVKDVVSLEPVSVKVARCTLPAFNRAFAAVIEATIVGTRLRFYRGSEGIDKIRECEALVRKCGSPEDIEAIKKLKQILEIF
- a CDS encoding DUF116 domain-containing protein, which codes for MAIPNDILSVLHMVATLLGSILLILLAVSLIIVIIATILLIYSLKTGDVLFPNQLILGIIFFEGPIKAIMRLFGVDDSIIDRLSIDMQNKAMWSPFSKIPCDKRAIFIPQCLRSVDCPARLSPEGIVCKDCGQCQITTAKKEAERLGYMFFVVPGSSFIVRMIRKYRPEGIIGVGCLCEVKEGLDLMHKHKIPSVGVVLDKSGCVSTVLDWDKLFEVMHAGESTSKP